The following are encoded together in the Balaenoptera acutorostrata chromosome 9, mBalAcu1.1, whole genome shotgun sequence genome:
- the MS4A3 gene encoding LOW QUALITY PROTEIN: membrane-spanning 4-domains subfamily A member 3 (The sequence of the model RefSeq protein was modified relative to this genomic sequence to represent the inferred CDS: substituted 2 bases at 2 genomic stop codons): MASQEVDSAEPGAASLGGVPGSQVEPEVVNNSAYWPINXSXNYQEELQALGAIQILNGAIILSLGVFMGSLQNLPHPSNYIFFLIVYTGYQIRSTISMESNFGMNIASATIALVGLVFLPNEFIR; the protein is encoded by the exons ATGGCCTCCCAAGAAGTTGATAGTGCAGAGCCGGGGGCAGCCTCGTTAGGTGGTGTCCCAGGAAGCCAGGTGGAACCAGAGGTGGTGAATAATTCTGCCTACTGGCCCATTAATTGATCATAAAACTACCAAGAGGAACTACAAGCCCTTGGG GCTATCCAGATCCTGAATGGAGCAATAATTCTGTCTCTGGGTGTTTTTATGGGTTCCTTACAAAACTTGCCCCATCCATccaattacatatttttcttgATAGTTTATACAGGCTATCAGATACGGAGCACTATATCT atGGAAAGCAATTTTGGGATGAACATTGCCAGTGCTACTATTGCACTAGTTGGGCTTGTTTTTCTCCCAAATGAATTTATTCGCTAA